A genomic region of Cannabis sativa cultivar Pink pepper isolate KNU-18-1 chromosome 1, ASM2916894v1, whole genome shotgun sequence contains the following coding sequences:
- the LOC115706664 gene encoding expansin-A12 has product MAVCSVSWDFIWYIFFFSSMVFKSISARQANGWLGAHATFYGGNQNPSTLGGACGYDNTFHAGFGVQTAAVSGALFRGGEACGACYQVICDYKTDPKWCLQRRSVTVTTTNFCPQNNNGGWCNPPRHHFDMSMPAFFRIARQGNEGIVPVIYRRVSCRRRGGVRFTMRGQGNFNMVMMSNVGGSGDVKAAWIKGSRMRTWMPMHRNWGANWQSSIDVRGRTLSFKLTLVDGKTLEFPNVVPSSWRFGQTFSSRNQFF; this is encoded by the exons ATGGCGGTTTGTAGTGTTTCTTGGGATTttatttggtatattttcttcttttctagTATGGTTTTTAAGAGCATCAGTGCTCGTCAAGCTAACGGCTGGCTCGGTGCTCATGCAACTTTCTATGGAGGCAATCAAAACCCCTCTACTCTTG GAGGAGCTTGTGGTTATGACAACACATTCCATGCGGGTTTTGGAGTACAGACGGCGGCAGTGAGCGGAGCTCTGTTTAGAGGCGGGGAGGCGTGCGGTGCGTGCTACCAGGTGATTTGCGACTACAAAACGGATCCAAAGTGGTGCCTGCAACGGCGTTCGGTGACAGTAACCACTACAAACTTTTGTCCCCAAAACAACAACGGAGGTTGGTGCAATCCTCCTCGCCACCACTTCGACATGTCCATGCCTGCCTTTTTTCGCATTGCCAGACAAGGCAACGAAGGAATTGTACCCGTTATATATAGAag GGTGTCATGTAGAAGAAGAGGTGGAGTCCGTTTCACAATGAGAGGTCAAGGAAATTTCAACATGGTGATGATGTCGAACGTGGGAGGAAGTGGAGACGTGAAAGCTGCATGGATAAAGGGGTCGAGGATGAGAACATGGATGCCCATGCATAGGAATTGGGGTGCTAATTGGCAGAGTAGCATTGATGTTCGTGGTCGAACTCTCTCTTTCAAGCTCACTTTGGTTGATGGTAAAACACTTGAATTTCCCAACGTTGTTCCTTCCAGTTGGAGATTTGGACAAACATTTTCCTCAAGAAACCAGTTCTTCTAG
- the LOC115706276 gene encoding E3 ubiquitin-protein ligase RMA3 isoform X2: protein MAHNFYEPEAHLESNEDISMKQKWGMPASSRISDHESGCFECNICLDSANEPVVTLCGHLYCWPCIYKWLNVQNDFEEPEQQNCPVCKANISHASLIPLYGRGTSRSDSDSKKPHLDLVIPRRPLPSGLNNVFNTTSHQNHHLHHPTYVQSNPRSLNQQYFPRPYGVHAANNMSSSYLGGAVMTSLFNPTMGVFGEMVFARMFGGSGSSLFPSYPQIGVSSSPRLRRHEVQLDKSLNRVSIFLLCCIILCLLLF from the coding sequence ATGGCACACAATTTCTACGAGCCAGAGGCACACTTGGAATCGAATGAAGATATTTCCATGAAGCAGAAATGGGGTATGCCAGCCTCATCCAGAATCTCTGATCATGAAAGCGGGTGCTTTGAGTGCAACATATGTTTAGATTCCGCAAACGAGCCTGTCGTCACTCTATGTGGTCACCTCTACTGTTGGCCCTGCATTTACAAGTGGCTTAATGTCCAAAATGACTTTGAAGAACCTGAGCAGCAAAACTGCCCTGTCTGCAAGGCTAACATTTCCCACGCCTCACTGATTCCCCTCTATGGCCGGGGAACATCTCGTTCTGATTCTGATTCCAAGAAACCTCACTTGGATCTTGTCATACCACGCAGGCCACTTCCTTCTGGCTTAAACAATGTATTTAATACTACATCGCACCAGAATCATCACCTTCATCATCCAACTTATGTCCAATCGAATCCAAGATCACTTAACCAGCAATATTTTCCTCGTCCTTATGGAGTTCATGCCGCAAACAATATGTCATCATCTTATCTAGGTGGTGCAGTGATGACTAGCTTGTTCAATCCAACCATGGGAGTTTTTGGAGAGATGGTGTTTGCAAGGATGTTTGGGGGCTCGGGTTCGAGTCTGTTCCCTTCTTACCCTCAAATTGGTGTTAGTAGCAGTCCCAGGTTGAGAAGGCATGAAGTCCAGCTTGACAAATCGCTTAACAGAGTGTCCATCTTCCTTCTCTGCTGCATTATTTTGTGTCTTCTCTTGTTTTGA
- the LOC115706276 gene encoding E3 ubiquitin-protein ligase RMA3 isoform X1: MKILHVWHVRRRFSFSRIRPNSEETVESMAHNFYEPEAHLESNEDISMKQKWGMPASSRISDHESGCFECNICLDSANEPVVTLCGHLYCWPCIYKWLNVQNDFEEPEQQNCPVCKANISHASLIPLYGRGTSRSDSDSKKPHLDLVIPRRPLPSGLNNVFNTTSHQNHHLHHPTYVQSNPRSLNQQYFPRPYGVHAANNMSSSYLGGAVMTSLFNPTMGVFGEMVFARMFGGSGSSLFPSYPQIGVSSSPRLRRHEVQLDKSLNRVSIFLLCCIILCLLLF; the protein is encoded by the exons ATGAAAATCCTGCACGTGTGGCACGTGCGAAGACGGTTCAGCTTTTCTAGAATTAGGCCCAACTCCGAAGAG ACTGTAGAATCAATGGCACACAATTTCTACGAGCCAGAGGCACACTTGGAATCGAATGAAGATATTTCCATGAAGCAGAAATGGGGTATGCCAGCCTCATCCAGAATCTCTGATCATGAAAGCGGGTGCTTTGAGTGCAACATATGTTTAGATTCCGCAAACGAGCCTGTCGTCACTCTATGTGGTCACCTCTACTGTTGGCCCTGCATTTACAAGTGGCTTAATGTCCAAAATGACTTTGAAGAACCTGAGCAGCAAAACTGCCCTGTCTGCAAGGCTAACATTTCCCACGCCTCACTGATTCCCCTCTATGGCCGGGGAACATCTCGTTCTGATTCTGATTCCAAGAAACCTCACTTGGATCTTGTCATACCACGCAGGCCACTTCCTTCTGGCTTAAACAATGTATTTAATACTACATCGCACCAGAATCATCACCTTCATCATCCAACTTATGTCCAATCGAATCCAAGATCACTTAACCAGCAATATTTTCCTCGTCCTTATGGAGTTCATGCCGCAAACAATATGTCATCATCTTATCTAGGTGGTGCAGTGATGACTAGCTTGTTCAATCCAACCATGGGAGTTTTTGGAGAGATGGTGTTTGCAAGGATGTTTGGGGGCTCGGGTTCGAGTCTGTTCCCTTCTTACCCTCAAATTGGTGTTAGTAGCAGTCCCAGGTTGAGAAGGCATGAAGTCCAGCTTGACAAATCGCTTAACAGAGTGTCCATCTTCCTTCTCTGCTGCATTATTTTGTGTCTTCTCTTGTTTTGA
- the LOC115706278 gene encoding uncharacterized protein LOC115706278, producing the protein MAAVFETLTVPRCSALPSRALSPITTSSASSLAARRALPQVRGLKLAPTRSLGSVSSAPSSRITRRGGLVVCEAQDTAVGAAPVTDASWKSLVLDSEFPVVVEFWAPWCGPCRMIHPIVDELAKQYAGKVKFFKVNTDESPTIATQYGIRSIPTVIMFKNGEKKEAIIGAVPKSTLTTSIEKFL; encoded by the exons ATGGCTGCCGTATTCGAAACCCTAACTGTTCCTCGCTGTTCTGCTCTGCCTTCCCGCGCTCTCTCTCCGATTACAACCTCTTCGGCTTCTTCACTCGCCGCCCGCCGGGCCTTGCCGCAGGTCAGAGGCCTCAAGCTCGCCCCCACTCGCTCTCTAGGATCGGTTAGTTCCGCTCCTAGTTCGAGAATTACTCGTCGCGGTGGACTCGTCGTCTGCGAGGCTCAGGATACCGCTGTTGGTG CGGCTCCTGTAACCGACGCATCGTGGAAGTCCCTTGTGCTTGACTCTGAATTCCCTGTGGTCGTTGAATTCTGGGCACCCTGGTGCGGGCCTTGCCGTATGATTCACCCTATAGTTGATGAATTGGCAAAACAATATGCTGGAAAGGTCAAATTCTTCAAAGTAAACACTGATGAGAGCCCTACAATCGCTACTCAGTATGGTATTCGAAGCATCCCAACTGTTATTATGTTCAAGAATGGTGAGAAGAAAGAGGCAATTATTGGCGCTGTTCCCAAATCCACTTTAACCACAAGTATAGAGAAATTCTTGTAG